A genomic segment from Dietzia psychralcaliphila encodes:
- a CDS encoding lipase family protein — translation MFSRRLFRPGTAVMAGALALACTVAGSPVGAQPEPITHLPSPLSSDLPAPLAADLPDPLAAFRPAAPEQRTPERYLPSPSPDPWYSSPPDVAADTAPGTILATRPVSIPPHNVRNFGRGWQVLVQSADSHDRPQQIVSTIIEPATPWPGPGPRPLVSFNVTIDSLGLTCMPSHVLPHKLNMELPPFLQILADRGYGLVLTDFQGPRAAYAAGRANGRAVLDGVRAARAFTPAGDPGPIFSASRVVQVGYSGGGIATGWAAQLQPVYAPELTGVLVGSSVGGVPADYADLFDTMDGTLASGLYRAAVLGLAREYPQLYPLLNDTGDVVAHQLRDACASTNTVGGLAPFPLSAITDVDPRTDPTVIEVMARNRLGRADPARGADPREVPSGPVQVWHADATVPMGPGPGSSQGPGDTFVPEWTAHRLVDEWCAAGADVEYTPVAGEHVTGAYTAVGPALDWVDARARGVPFTTGCR, via the coding sequence ATGTTCTCGCGACGCCTCTTCCGTCCCGGAACCGCGGTCATGGCGGGCGCCCTCGCCCTGGCGTGCACGGTCGCGGGCTCCCCCGTCGGAGCCCAGCCCGAGCCGATCACCCATCTGCCGAGCCCCCTGTCCTCCGATCTGCCCGCCCCCCTGGCGGCCGATCTACCCGACCCCCTGGCGGCGTTCCGGCCGGCCGCACCCGAGCAGCGCACGCCGGAGCGGTACCTCCCGAGCCCATCACCGGACCCGTGGTACTCCTCCCCACCCGACGTCGCCGCCGACACGGCTCCCGGCACCATCCTGGCCACCCGCCCGGTGTCGATCCCGCCGCACAACGTCCGCAACTTCGGGCGTGGATGGCAGGTCCTGGTCCAGAGCGCCGACTCCCACGACCGACCGCAGCAGATCGTGTCCACGATCATCGAGCCGGCCACGCCGTGGCCCGGCCCGGGTCCCAGGCCGCTGGTGTCGTTCAACGTGACCATCGACTCGCTGGGGTTGACGTGCATGCCCTCGCACGTCCTGCCCCACAAGCTCAACATGGAACTGCCGCCCTTCCTGCAGATCCTCGCCGACCGTGGTTACGGGCTCGTGCTCACGGACTTCCAGGGCCCACGGGCCGCCTACGCGGCGGGACGGGCGAACGGCCGGGCCGTCCTGGACGGGGTCCGCGCGGCCCGCGCCTTCACCCCGGCCGGTGACCCGGGTCCGATCTTCTCCGCGTCGCGCGTGGTCCAGGTGGGGTACTCCGGTGGGGGAATCGCCACGGGATGGGCCGCCCAGCTGCAGCCGGTGTACGCACCCGAGCTCACCGGGGTGCTGGTCGGGTCCTCCGTGGGCGGGGTCCCCGCCGACTACGCGGACCTGTTCGACACGATGGACGGGACGCTCGCCTCCGGCCTCTACCGCGCCGCCGTGCTGGGGCTGGCCCGCGAGTACCCGCAGCTGTACCCGCTGCTCAACGACACCGGCGACGTGGTGGCACACCAGCTCCGCGACGCCTGCGCGTCCACCAACACGGTCGGCGGACTCGCCCCTTTCCCGCTGTCGGCGATCACCGACGTCGACCCCCGCACCGATCCCACGGTGATCGAGGTGATGGCCCGGAACAGGTTGGGGCGGGCGGATCCCGCCCGCGGAGCGGATCCACGTGAGGTCCCCTCCGGGCCGGTGCAGGTGTGGCACGCCGACGCGACCGTCCCGATGGGCCCCGGTCCGGGCTCGTCACAGGGCCCCGGGGACACCTTCGTCCCGGAGTGGACCGCCCACAGGCTGGTCGACGAGTGGTGCGCGGCGGGTGCGGACGTGGAATACACGCCGGTGGCCGGTGAACACGTGACCGGCGCCTACACGGCGGTCGGCCCCGCGCTCGACTGGGTCGACGCCCGAGCCCGCGGCGTGCCGTTCACCACGGGGTGCCGCTGA
- a CDS encoding ABC transporter permease, with product MRVGPTMIELGPALAVAVVLFVVIGTAAAWLGRTGLEREVPWASIRAAVQLIVLALVIGYVADRAWLVGVFVVVMATTASWAAAGRLARRSNPQARMARASGTQAPKTWALGMRARVRDALWCALPVAVPPVVVVAGLIAAGVVRPNGLSIIPVVGIFLGNAMAITGLAGRRAHDELEVRHGEVEAALSLGFTDYPARMMVCREAAATALSPSLDQTRTIGLVTIPGAFVGMILGGAEPWQAGVMQLFVSTGILACGAIALVVTTLLVAVDRL from the coding sequence GTGCGCGTGGGCCCCACGATGATCGAGCTCGGCCCCGCCCTCGCGGTGGCTGTGGTGCTGTTCGTCGTCATCGGGACGGCGGCCGCCTGGCTGGGGCGGACGGGACTGGAGCGCGAGGTCCCGTGGGCCTCGATCCGCGCCGCCGTGCAGCTCATCGTCCTCGCGCTCGTCATCGGCTACGTGGCCGACCGGGCGTGGCTGGTCGGGGTGTTCGTCGTGGTGATGGCGACGACGGCGTCGTGGGCGGCGGCAGGGAGGCTCGCCCGGCGCAGCAACCCGCAGGCTCGGATGGCACGGGCGTCGGGGACGCAGGCGCCGAAGACGTGGGCGCTGGGGATGCGGGCCAGGGTGCGCGACGCGCTGTGGTGCGCGCTGCCCGTGGCCGTGCCGCCCGTCGTCGTGGTGGCCGGCCTGATCGCCGCGGGGGTGGTGCGCCCGAACGGCCTGTCCATCATCCCCGTCGTGGGGATCTTCCTGGGCAATGCCATGGCGATCACCGGGCTGGCGGGGCGGCGGGCGCACGACGAACTGGAGGTGCGCCACGGAGAGGTCGAGGCCGCGTTGTCACTCGGGTTCACCGACTACCCGGCGCGGATGATGGTCTGCCGCGAGGCGGCCGCGACCGCGCTCTCCCCGTCGCTGGACCAGACGCGGACGATCGGCCTCGTGACCATCCCGGGTGCCTTCGTGGGCATGATCCTCGGCGGCGCCGAGCCGTGGCAGGCCGGCGTGATGCAGTTGTTCGTCTCGACCGGGATCCTCGCCTGCGGGGCGATCGCCCTGGTCGTCACCACCCTGCTCGTGGCCGTCGATCGGCTGTAG
- a CDS encoding DUF2202 domain-containing protein translates to MRTSSNRTIRRTMAAVAAAGAVAAAAAGGYALAGTDGPAGDTRVAMVAAQEQQGHGAPGEGGPGQGRQGDEPGRQGQPGQQGHRQQGQGHDQQGQGHDQQGQGGQGHQLEIPAPAGTLSAKEAETLSMMREEERLAHDLYVALGEAWPDRRFENISAAETRHGDATATLLANHDLPDPSVGSTPGEYAYPELQELYDGWLARGLTSKSEALAVGAELERRDIADLEAAMEATTQPDLDAVYDHLRVGSERHLRAFERG, encoded by the coding sequence ATGAGGACGAGCTCGAACAGGACCATCCGTCGGACGATGGCGGCAGTCGCCGCGGCCGGGGCGGTGGCCGCGGCCGCGGCCGGGGGGTACGCGCTGGCCGGGACCGACGGGCCCGCCGGGGACACCCGGGTCGCGATGGTCGCCGCCCAAGAGCAACAGGGTCACGGTGCGCCCGGTGAGGGCGGCCCCGGACAGGGCCGACAGGGCGACGAGCCGGGTCGGCAGGGTCAGCCGGGTCAGCAGGGTCACCGCCAGCAGGGGCAGGGTCACGACCAGCAGGGCCAGGGTCACGACCAGCAGGGCCAGGGCGGGCAGGGCCACCAACTCGAGATCCCGGCGCCCGCCGGCACGCTGTCCGCGAAGGAGGCCGAGACGCTGTCGATGATGCGAGAGGAGGAGCGGCTCGCCCATGATCTGTACGTGGCGCTGGGCGAGGCGTGGCCGGACCGTCGGTTCGAGAACATCTCCGCCGCCGAGACCAGGCACGGCGACGCGACGGCCACGCTGCTCGCCAACCACGACCTGCCCGATCCGTCCGTCGGGTCCACTCCGGGCGAGTACGCCTACCCTGAGCTCCAGGAGCTCTACGACGGCTGGCTGGCCCGGGGACTGACCTCGAAGTCCGAGGCGCTCGCCGTGGGCGCGGAACTGGAGCGGCGCGACATCGCCGACCTCGAGGCCGCGATGGAGGCCACCACCCAACCCGATCTGGACGCCGTCTACGACCACCTCAGGGTTGGTTCGGAGAGGCACCTGCGGGCGTTCGAGCGAGGCTGA
- a CDS encoding sensor histidine kinase produces MIRTLRGRLFLSHLAVAVTGVVVVLLVVRLTAPMLFDDSLRPGGPGGDGVRGAGPGLRATVADAVTTATVWGAVAGVTVALLAAGIVGRRLLRSLAEVGAATTAIAAGDYTRRITRPPEREIAALADDVTTLARTIAETEARRMRLISEVAHEMRTPLTVVDGYVEGIADGVFGVEELRHVRAESARLRRLSEDLSTLSRGVEGRLELASTETDLAALVRGTVDRLRPGFAATDVELRMDPPVGEVVLVVDPDRVAQVLENLVVNALAATEHGWVAVSVRGTPGGAEITVSDTGLGLDAEASEQVFERFHRGPGGHSGGSGLGLTIGRQLARAHGGDLTVTSRGPGQGSTFVFSLARTPAGASPNQP; encoded by the coding sequence ATGATCCGCACCCTCCGCGGTCGGTTGTTCCTGTCCCACCTCGCGGTGGCGGTCACCGGCGTCGTCGTGGTCCTGCTCGTGGTGCGGCTGACGGCGCCGATGCTGTTCGACGACTCCCTCCGGCCCGGCGGACCCGGCGGAGACGGTGTCCGCGGGGCCGGACCGGGCCTCCGCGCGACCGTCGCCGACGCCGTCACGACGGCCACCGTGTGGGGCGCGGTCGCCGGCGTGACCGTCGCCCTCCTCGCGGCCGGGATCGTCGGCCGCCGCCTGCTCCGCTCCCTCGCGGAGGTGGGTGCCGCCACCACCGCGATCGCCGCGGGGGACTACACCCGTCGGATCACCCGTCCCCCCGAGCGTGAGATCGCCGCCCTCGCCGACGACGTGACGACCCTCGCCCGCACGATCGCCGAGACCGAGGCACGCCGGATGCGCCTCATCTCCGAGGTCGCGCACGAGATGCGGACGCCGCTGACCGTGGTGGACGGGTATGTGGAGGGCATCGCCGACGGCGTGTTCGGCGTCGAGGAACTGCGGCACGTCCGCGCCGAGAGCGCCCGGCTCAGGCGACTGTCCGAGGATCTGTCGACGCTGTCCCGGGGCGTCGAGGGCAGGCTCGAGCTCGCGTCGACCGAGACCGATCTCGCCGCGCTGGTGCGCGGCACCGTCGACCGGCTGAGACCAGGGTTCGCCGCGACGGACGTCGAGCTCCGGATGGACCCACCGGTCGGGGAGGTGGTCCTCGTCGTCGACCCCGACCGCGTCGCGCAGGTCCTCGAGAACCTCGTCGTCAACGCCCTCGCCGCCACCGAGCACGGCTGGGTCGCGGTCTCGGTCCGGGGCACCCCGGGCGGCGCGGAGATCACCGTGTCCGACACCGGCCTGGGCCTGGACGCCGAGGCCTCGGAGCAGGTCTTCGAGCGCTTCCACCGTGGCCCCGGCGGACACTCGGGCGGGTCCGGTCTCGGGCTCACCATCGGACGCCAACTGGCCCGGGCCCACGGGGGCGACCTCACGGTCACCTCCCGGGGCCCGGGCCAGGGATCAACCTTCGTCTTCAGCCTCGCTCGAACGCCCGCAGGTGCCTCTCCGAACCAACCCTGA
- a CDS encoding response regulator transcription factor, whose product MSSPDHVTRRRVLVVDDEPHIRRVLRGYLEADGFGVDEAGTAAQARRLAATADLVLLDIGLPDGNGLDLLRDLRSISPVYVILVTARAEEVDRLIGLEAGADDYVVKPFSPREVTARVRAVLRRAREVGPVGAAPLTVGGLAVDVGAREVSVDGAGVPLTPIEFDLLATMAAAPGQVFTRRQLLDAVWQDGHFGDERVVDVHVRGLRRALADDPATPRFVATVRGAGYKVLRPAGHGGAR is encoded by the coding sequence GTGTCCTCTCCCGACCACGTCACCCGCCGCCGCGTCCTCGTGGTAGACGACGAACCGCACATCCGCCGGGTCCTGCGCGGCTATCTGGAGGCGGACGGCTTCGGCGTCGACGAGGCGGGCACCGCCGCCCAGGCAAGGCGACTCGCCGCAACAGCGGACCTCGTCCTCCTCGACATCGGGCTGCCCGACGGCAACGGTCTCGACCTTCTGCGCGACCTGCGGTCGATATCCCCGGTGTACGTGATCCTGGTGACCGCCCGCGCGGAGGAGGTCGACCGGCTCATCGGCCTCGAGGCCGGGGCGGACGACTACGTGGTCAAGCCCTTCAGCCCCCGCGAGGTCACCGCCCGCGTACGCGCTGTCCTGCGACGAGCGCGTGAGGTCGGGCCGGTCGGCGCGGCGCCGCTCACCGTCGGCGGGCTGGCCGTGGACGTCGGGGCCCGTGAGGTGAGCGTCGACGGGGCGGGGGTCCCGCTCACCCCGATCGAGTTCGACCTGCTGGCCACCATGGCGGCCGCGCCGGGCCAGGTGTTCACCCGGCGGCAACTGCTCGACGCGGTGTGGCAGGACGGGCACTTCGGGGACGAACGGGTGGTCGACGTCCACGTCCGCGGCCTGCGCCGGGCCCTGGCGGATGATCCGGCGACGCCCCGGTTCGTCGCCACCGTCCGGGGCGCGGGGTATAAGGTCCTCCGGCCCGCGGGCCACGGGGGTGCGCGATGA
- a CDS encoding GtrA family protein, producing the protein MTSSSGAAPDGARADIPDDSVLDSLRGAVDPLEARHESDPARPTDFRTQVTRFFLTGVLSAVVDYGLLQLFMLFGLGYGPAKALSFVAGTLTAYSLNRRWTFQAEPSRARFVATMGLYAVMFGVQWGLFMLLVPWFHDLGWSTFWATTIGFVIAQGVATVTNFIVQRTVIFRVR; encoded by the coding sequence GTGACTTCATCCAGCGGCGCAGCACCCGACGGGGCCCGAGCGGACATCCCGGACGATTCCGTCCTCGACTCCCTGCGTGGGGCCGTCGACCCGCTCGAGGCCCGACACGAATCCGATCCGGCACGACCGACGGACTTTCGGACCCAGGTCACCCGGTTCTTCCTCACGGGCGTCCTCTCGGCGGTGGTCGACTACGGCCTGCTGCAGCTGTTCATGCTGTTCGGGCTGGGGTACGGCCCGGCCAAGGCGCTGTCCTTCGTGGCCGGGACCCTCACGGCGTACTCGCTCAACCGTCGGTGGACCTTCCAGGCCGAGCCCTCCCGCGCCCGCTTCGTCGCCACGATGGGCCTGTACGCGGTGATGTTCGGCGTGCAGTGGGGCCTGTTCATGCTGCTGGTGCCGTGGTTCCACGACCTGGGCTGGAGCACGTTCTGGGCCACGACGATCGGATTCGTCATCGCGCAGGGCGTGGCCACGGTCACCAACTTCATCGTCCAGCGGACCGTGATCTTCCGGGTCCGCTGA
- a CDS encoding glycosyltransferase, translating to MDATTVTAAGADAGSALVERDLLVQRTLFSGPRRWVNDDLYSRIVRGVVRRTRAELHLDAGAVVDTNTYFGRFEASYWQRWTSVTSLTVRVAVESEGRLDVLVRASDIGAHVRTVDVFHHQGDGMAVLHVPVDTFVDGGAMWLEFHAVDAAATVSEVTWSATTTSPARRAAVAICTFNRADDCAATVDSLASDPLVAELIDDLYVTDQGTDLVETREAFRHAAGEFGDRLHYLRQPNLGGAGGFSRGMFEATAPGSPGPVDVLLMDDDVRVEPETVLRLFAFAAVTREPMLVGAQMLYLFNPDYLLVSAERTQLDQLKGGLDADEFALRDESVVDHRQERRIDAEYNAWWSCLVPGEAVERVGLPMPYFFQWDDIEYGLRCRQAGMPTCTLQGAAVWHADFYWKDGDDFGQFFSQRNSLASAAIRQGIDPRAMAKNLGRSVLRALVGMQYGLAATRMRGIEAFLDGPEGPHGVGDGGQAALAAIRAERAGYPETAKLAVDALPAGIKVERKVGIPREDREDQVLAKRLLVQKLGRQRRGVVAIPYEDAAWWHVSLFDEVYVTDASQTGVHHRKVDPRRAAELQKRLGSLMARFVREAPEAQERWRAAQARLTTRENWARLYGE from the coding sequence ATGGACGCCACCACCGTGACAGCCGCAGGTGCCGACGCCGGTTCCGCCCTCGTCGAGCGCGACCTGCTGGTGCAGCGCACCCTGTTCTCGGGCCCGCGCAGGTGGGTCAACGACGACCTGTACTCGCGGATCGTTCGCGGGGTCGTGCGCCGCACGCGAGCCGAGCTGCACCTGGACGCCGGCGCCGTGGTCGACACCAACACCTACTTCGGCCGGTTCGAGGCCTCCTACTGGCAGCGCTGGACCTCGGTCACCAGTCTCACCGTGCGGGTCGCGGTGGAGTCCGAGGGCCGCCTCGACGTGCTGGTCCGCGCCTCCGACATCGGGGCCCACGTCCGCACCGTGGACGTGTTCCACCACCAGGGGGACGGCATGGCGGTGTTGCACGTGCCGGTGGACACGTTCGTCGACGGTGGCGCGATGTGGCTGGAGTTCCACGCCGTGGACGCGGCGGCGACCGTGTCCGAGGTGACGTGGAGTGCGACGACGACGAGCCCGGCGCGCCGCGCGGCGGTGGCCATCTGCACCTTCAACAGGGCGGACGACTGCGCCGCCACCGTCGACTCGCTGGCCTCGGACCCGTTGGTGGCCGAACTGATCGACGATCTCTACGTGACGGATCAGGGCACCGACCTGGTCGAGACGCGCGAGGCGTTCCGGCATGCCGCCGGTGAGTTCGGCGACCGGCTGCACTACCTGCGCCAGCCCAACCTCGGCGGCGCCGGCGGGTTCAGCCGGGGGATGTTCGAGGCCACCGCGCCCGGGTCCCCCGGGCCGGTGGACGTGCTGCTGATGGATGACGACGTGCGGGTCGAGCCCGAGACGGTGTTGCGGCTGTTCGCCTTCGCCGCCGTGACCCGCGAGCCGATGCTGGTGGGCGCGCAGATGCTGTACCTGTTCAACCCCGACTACCTGCTGGTCTCGGCCGAGCGCACCCAACTCGATCAGCTCAAGGGCGGACTGGACGCCGACGAGTTCGCGCTGCGCGACGAGTCCGTGGTGGATCACCGGCAGGAGCGCCGGATCGACGCCGAGTACAACGCCTGGTGGTCCTGCCTGGTGCCGGGGGAGGCCGTGGAGCGCGTCGGGCTGCCCATGCCGTACTTCTTCCAGTGGGACGACATCGAGTACGGGTTGCGGTGCCGCCAGGCCGGGATGCCCACGTGCACCCTGCAGGGTGCCGCGGTGTGGCACGCCGACTTCTACTGGAAGGACGGCGACGACTTCGGCCAGTTCTTCTCCCAGCGCAACTCTCTGGCCAGCGCGGCGATCCGGCAGGGGATCGACCCTCGCGCGATGGCCAAGAACCTCGGCCGCAGTGTGCTGCGCGCCCTCGTGGGCATGCAGTACGGGCTGGCCGCCACGCGGATGCGGGGGATCGAGGCGTTCCTCGACGGCCCCGAGGGGCCCCACGGCGTGGGCGACGGCGGGCAGGCCGCGCTGGCGGCGATCCGCGCCGAGCGCGCGGGATACCCCGAGACGGCCAAGCTCGCGGTTGACGCCCTGCCCGCGGGGATCAAGGTCGAGCGCAAGGTGGGCATCCCGCGCGAGGACCGCGAGGACCAGGTGCTGGCCAAGCGGCTGCTCGTGCAGAAGCTCGGTCGCCAGCGCCGCGGCGTCGTGGCGATCCCGTACGAGGACGCGGCCTGGTGGCACGTCTCGCTCTTCGACGAGGTGTACGTGACCGACGCGTCACAGACAGGTGTGCACCACCGCAAGGTCGACCCGCGGCGCGCCGCCGAGCTGCAGAAGCGACTGGGTTCGCTGATGGCGCGGTTCGTCCGCGAGGCCCCGGAGGCCCAGGAGCGGTGGCGTGCGGCGCAGGCCCGCCTCACCACGCGGGAGAACTGGGCACGGTTGTACGGGGAGTAG
- a CDS encoding TetR/AcrR family transcriptional regulator produces the protein MASTPRPYRGVSAEERRSARRRQLLDAALEIAGTRGVERTTMTAICAQAGLTERYFYESFSARDQLLLALVDEIAEQVRTAVLSALSDTDGDTTVRAHAAIAAFAAILTDDPRKGRVAIIESAAVPDLRKRRHELFRDFAALVVSQARTLFGDQALPAPRDEISARLLVGGLGELITAWLQAETSADIGDIVNEATRWFTAGMHA, from the coding sequence ATGGCCTCGACCCCTCGCCCGTACCGCGGCGTCAGCGCCGAGGAACGCCGGTCCGCGCGCCGTCGCCAACTCCTCGACGCGGCTCTGGAGATCGCGGGGACCCGCGGGGTCGAACGGACCACCATGACCGCCATCTGCGCCCAGGCGGGCCTCACCGAGCGCTACTTCTACGAGAGCTTCAGCGCCCGGGACCAGCTGCTACTCGCTCTGGTCGATGAGATCGCCGAACAGGTCCGGACCGCCGTCCTGTCCGCCCTGTCGGACACCGATGGCGACACCACCGTCCGGGCGCACGCCGCGATCGCCGCGTTCGCCGCGATACTGACCGACGACCCCCGCAAGGGCCGGGTGGCGATCATCGAGTCGGCGGCAGTCCCCGACCTGCGGAAGCGCCGGCACGAACTGTTCCGCGACTTCGCCGCCCTGGTCGTGTCACAGGCGCGAACCCTGTTCGGGGATCAGGCACTGCCCGCTCCGCGTGACGAGATCAGCGCACGCCTGCTCGTCGGGGGCCTGGGCGAACTCATCACCGCGTGGCTTCAGGCCGAGACCAGCGCGGACATCGGGGACATCGTGAACGAGGCCACGCGCTGGTTCACCGCCGGCATGCACGCCTGA
- a CDS encoding cytochrome P450 codes for MTRTLAPAPTGSELTPVPGDGGLPLLGHGLEYLRDPMRLWESRYRRYGPVSWFRAFGTRVVALLGPEASEVVLTNRDKAFASGDGWQFLIGPFFERGLMLLDFDEHMSHRRLMQQAFTSDRLARYSAAIDPAVRTAIGQWQPGERVEVYPDLKKLTLNLAVEVFMGGAPGTSQQRLDQINSSFIDCVQAATALVRYPVPGGRWHRGLVGRRRLEEFLREYLPARRAGGGDDLFSVLCSVEVDGERFSDDDVVNHMIFLLMAAHDTSTITLSTMMQYLGQHPEWQERCREESLAIPTDSIDYDQLPRLRSLDLVMKESLRLVSPVPTIVRKTVKDTEVMGHFIPAETMVAIAPYFTHHLDEYWPDPEVFDPGRFSEERREDKTHRLAWQPFGGGVHKCIGMHFAGAEVKIVLHHLLRTFRWEVDPDYRAPMDMKSLPFPRDGHPVRLTRL; via the coding sequence ATGACGAGGACGCTGGCGCCCGCGCCCACAGGCAGTGAGTTGACCCCGGTCCCGGGGGATGGCGGACTACCGCTTCTGGGCCACGGCCTGGAGTACCTGCGGGATCCGATGCGGCTGTGGGAGAGCCGCTATCGGCGCTACGGCCCTGTCTCGTGGTTCCGGGCCTTCGGCACGAGGGTCGTGGCACTGCTCGGACCCGAGGCCTCCGAAGTGGTCCTCACCAACCGGGACAAGGCATTCGCCAGCGGTGACGGTTGGCAGTTCCTGATCGGGCCGTTCTTCGAGCGGGGGCTGATGCTGCTGGACTTCGACGAGCACATGTCGCACCGCCGTCTGATGCAGCAGGCGTTCACCTCGGACCGCCTCGCGCGCTACTCGGCGGCGATCGATCCGGCCGTCCGTACGGCGATCGGGCAGTGGCAGCCGGGCGAGCGTGTGGAGGTCTACCCCGATCTGAAGAAGCTGACGTTGAACCTCGCGGTCGAGGTGTTCATGGGCGGCGCGCCGGGGACCAGCCAGCAGCGGCTCGACCAGATCAACTCCTCCTTCATCGACTGCGTCCAGGCGGCGACCGCACTCGTCCGGTATCCCGTCCCGGGCGGACGATGGCACCGCGGCCTCGTCGGCCGACGTCGCCTCGAGGAGTTCCTGCGCGAGTATCTGCCGGCCCGGAGAGCCGGAGGGGGTGACGACCTGTTCTCGGTGTTGTGCAGCGTGGAGGTCGACGGAGAGCGGTTCAGCGACGACGACGTGGTCAACCACATGATCTTCCTGTTGATGGCGGCGCACGACACCTCCACCATCACCCTCTCGACGATGATGCAGTATCTCGGGCAGCATCCGGAATGGCAGGAGCGCTGCAGGGAGGAGTCGCTGGCGATCCCCACGGATTCGATCGACTACGACCAGCTCCCACGACTGCGCTCCCTGGACCTGGTCATGAAGGAGTCGCTGCGGCTGGTCTCGCCCGTGCCGACCATCGTGCGCAAGACGGTCAAGGACACCGAGGTGATGGGGCACTTCATCCCGGCCGAGACCATGGTCGCGATCGCCCCGTACTTCACGCATCACCTCGATGAGTACTGGCCCGATCCGGAGGTGTTCGATCCCGGACGGTTCTCCGAGGAACGCAGGGAGGACAAGACCCATCGCCTGGCGTGGCAGCCGTTCGGCGGCGGCGTGCACAAGTGCATCGGCATGCACTTCGCCGGTGCCGAGGTGAAGATCGTGCTCCACCACCTGCTTCGCACTTTCCGATGGGAGGTCGACCCGGACTACCGCGCGCCGATGGACATGAAATCGTTGCCCTTCCCCAGAGACGGGCACCCCGTCCGCCTCACCAGGCTCTGA
- a CDS encoding TerC family protein — MGATPLAWTLAVSLIVALLLFDYFFHVRKEHIPTLKESAIWSALYVGIAIAFGFLVWIFGGTQMGVEYFAGYITEKALSVDNLFVFLLLLTSFKVPRAGQQKALLFGIVFSIFARTGFIFVGAALLNAFSALFYVFGLFLIVTAGRLLAEDDEDDDADNVVVRLAKKFIPATDHYDHDKLFTIENGKKVMTPMMIVMVAIGGTDIMFALDSIPAIFGLTQNVFIVFTATTFSLLGLRQLYFLLDGLLDRLVYLKYGLAAILGFIGVKLILHALHENNLPFINQGEHVAVVEVPTYLSLGVIVAILVVTVVGSLVSPAGKALTVLGNLKRHSHEYLNKNFTDDPVERARLWAKILDNEDKLKTIDRKYFGSEGDVWELEQLLRRVWDDHARYERATDYTR, encoded by the coding sequence TTGGGAGCCACCCCGCTCGCCTGGACCCTCGCGGTCTCACTCATCGTCGCGCTGCTGCTCTTCGACTACTTCTTCCATGTGCGCAAGGAGCACATCCCGACGCTGAAGGAGTCGGCGATCTGGTCCGCCCTCTACGTGGGCATCGCCATCGCCTTCGGTTTCCTCGTGTGGATCTTCGGTGGCACCCAGATGGGCGTCGAGTACTTCGCCGGGTACATCACCGAGAAGGCGCTCTCGGTGGACAACCTGTTCGTGTTCCTGCTCCTGCTGACCAGCTTCAAGGTGCCGCGGGCGGGGCAACAGAAGGCCCTGCTGTTCGGCATCGTCTTCTCGATCTTCGCGCGGACCGGCTTCATCTTCGTCGGAGCCGCTCTGCTCAACGCGTTCAGCGCGCTGTTCTACGTCTTCGGGCTGTTCCTCATCGTCACCGCGGGCCGTCTCCTGGCCGAGGACGACGAGGACGACGACGCGGACAACGTCGTGGTGCGCCTGGCCAAGAAGTTCATCCCGGCAACCGATCACTACGACCACGACAAGCTGTTCACCATCGAGAACGGCAAGAAGGTCATGACGCCGATGATGATCGTCATGGTGGCGATCGGCGGCACCGACATCATGTTCGCGTTGGACTCCATCCCCGCGATCTTCGGCCTCACCCAGAACGTCTTCATCGTCTTCACCGCGACCACGTTCTCGCTCCTCGGCCTGCGCCAGCTGTACTTCCTGCTGGACGGCCTGCTCGACCGCCTCGTCTACCTCAAGTACGGCCTGGCGGCGATCCTCGGCTTCATCGGCGTCAAGCTGATCCTCCACGCCCTGCACGAGAACAACCTGCCGTTCATCAACCAGGGCGAGCACGTCGCCGTGGTGGAGGTGCCCACCTACCTGTCGCTCGGGGTCATCGTGGCCATCCTCGTGGTGACCGTCGTGGGCTCGCTGGTGAGCCCGGCGGGGAAGGCGCTCACCGTGCTCGGCAACCTCAAGCGGCACTCCCACGAGTACCTCAACAAGAACTTCACCGACGACCCCGTCGAGCGCGCCAGGCTGTGGGCCAAGATCCTCGACAACGAGGACAAGCTCAAGACGATCGACCGGAAGTACTTCGGTTCAGAGGGCGACGTCTGGGAGCTCGAACAGCTGCTGCGCCGGGTCTGGGACGATCATGCCCGCTACGAACGCGCCACCGACTACACCCGCTGA